The following coding sequences are from one Chloracidobacterium sp. window:
- a CDS encoding type II toxin-antitoxin system HicB family antitoxin has protein sequence MKNEYTAVVKQDGDWWIGWIEEVPGVNCQEATREELLETLRVTLAEALEFNREDARRMAGVGFEEALIAA, from the coding sequence ATGAAAAACGAATACACGGCCGTCGTAAAACAGGACGGTGATTGGTGGATTGGTTGGATCGAAGAAGTTCCGGGTGTAAATTGTCAGGAAGCCACTCGCGAAGAGCTTTTGGAAACTCTCCGCGTCACCCTCGCCGAAGCACTCGAATTCAATCGCGAAGATGCGCGTCGTATGGCCGGTGTTGGTTTTGAAGAAGCTCTGATCGCAGCATGA